Genomic segment of Paenibacillaceae bacterium GAS479:
CCAAGGCAGATCTAGCAGCCGAAGCGATGAAAATCACTGCCAAGGATTTGCTCGGATTCGGCATCATCGAGGAGATCATCCCCGAGCCGCAAGGCGGCGCACATCGGGATTACGCTGAGCAGGCTGATTACATCAAGGAAGCGCTGTGGCGCCATCTGCAGGAGCTTGGCTCCATGACATCGGAGGAACTGATCGAGGACCGATACATGAAGTTCCGCAAAATCGGACGGTTCACCTTTGCTCCAGATGCGGGCGGTTCACAGGATTCCGAGCGGCAGCCTGCTGAGGAAGTTACACAAGCAGAAGCAGCTTCGCCTGGTGATGCCAGCACAAGCGCAAGCTCGACTGATCCAATCACTGGAACTGTAACAGAGGCTGCGCCTTCACCAGCCGCTGAATCTGCTCGGGTGCATTGATTCAGGGTCTCCCATAGGTTGGTTCGCAAAGAGCGGCCGGCAATCGGCCGCTTTTTCCTGTGCCCAGGATGTTTTTGACGGAGGTACAGTTCCGCTGACCATTTTTTCTCACCGGAATCAGTCTAAGTGATGGGATAAGTCCGGCTCAACAGTATGAGCTGAGGAGCCCTTCGGCATGTCAAAAGTCGCAAAGTTTTGCTTCCAAAGTCACGCCGAGCAATGAACAAATGTCTTGTAAAGTGCGTAAAGTCATGTCTATGTTGCCGTAAAATGTGGTAGAATGATTGATAGTGTTTAAGCAAGCTAATTGATGGAGGAATTATATACCCATGCGCAAAACAAAAATTGTTTGTACGATCGGTCCATCCAGCGAGTCGCTGGAAAATACAAAAAAACTGATTCTGGCTGGCATGAATGTTGCCCGTCTGAACTTTTCGCACGGTGATTTCGAGGAGCACGGCAACCGGATTAAAAATATCCGTCAAGCCTGTGGTGAACTCGGCAAAACCGTTGCCATCCTGCTCGATACCAAAGGTCCTGAAATCCGTCTTGGCAAGTTGAAAGAAGAGCCAATCGAGCTCCAACAGGACGACTACATCACTTTGACTACAGAAGAGATTCTTGGCGACCGTCATCGCATTCCGGTAACGTACAAAAACCTCCCTGCAGACCTCAAAGTCGGCTCCACGGTTCTGATCGATGACGGCCTGATCGGCCTTACGGTTGTTGACATCCAAGGAACAGAAATCAACTGCAAAATCGTTAACAGCGGCCCGATCAAGAGCAAAAAAGGCGTTAACGTACCAGGCGTAGACATTTCCCTTCCAGGTATCACCGAGAAGGACGCGAATGATATCGTGTTCGGTATCGAGCAAGGCGTTGATTTCATCGCTGCTTCTTTCGTGCGCAAAGCGTCCGACGTACTGGAAATCCGCGAGCTTCTGGAGCAGCATAACGCTGGTCATATCCAGATTATTTCCAAGATCGAGAACCAGCAAGGTGTGGACAACCTCGATGCGATTCTGGAAGTTTCCGACGGACTGATGGTAGCTCGTGGCGACCTGGGCGTTGAGATTCCAGCGGAAGAAGTGCCGCTCGTTCAGAAAAACATGATTCAAAAGGCGAACCTGGCAGGCAAGCCGGTTATTACGGCGACCCAAATGCTGGATTCCATGCAACGCAACCCGCGTCCTACGCGCGCTGAAGCAAGCGACGTAGCTAACGCTATTTTCGACGGTACAGATGCAATCATGCTGTCCGGCGAGACGGCAGCAGGAAAATACCCGATGGAATCCGTTCTGACGATGTCCCGCATCGCTGAGCGCGCTGAGTCCGCCCTGGACTACCGCGAGATTCTGACAAAGCAAGCTAGCGCACAACAGACGACGGTTACCGAAGCGATCAGCCAAGCTGTCGCTAACTCGGCATTGGATCTTAAAGCCAAAGCGATCGTAACTTCCACGGAAAGTGGTT
This window contains:
- a CDS encoding pyruvate kinase yields the protein MRKTKIVCTIGPSSESLENTKKLILAGMNVARLNFSHGDFEEHGNRIKNIRQACGELGKTVAILLDTKGPEIRLGKLKEEPIELQQDDYITLTTEEILGDRHRIPVTYKNLPADLKVGSTVLIDDGLIGLTVVDIQGTEINCKIVNSGPIKSKKGVNVPGVDISLPGITEKDANDIVFGIEQGVDFIAASFVRKASDVLEIRELLEQHNAGHIQIISKIENQQGVDNLDAILEVSDGLMVARGDLGVEIPAEEVPLVQKNMIQKANLAGKPVITATQMLDSMQRNPRPTRAEASDVANAIFDGTDAIMLSGETAAGKYPMESVLTMSRIAERAESALDYREILTKQASAQQTTVTEAISQAVANSALDLKAKAIVTSTESGFTARMVSKYRPKAPIIAVTTDERIMRRLNLTWGVIPTKGVPADTTDEMFNFAVDGALSTGLVGLGDTIVITAGVPVGRAGTTNLIKVHHIGELVAKGQGIGSQTATGKVVVARTPEEAIAKTKEGSILVTVSTDKEYMPAIQKASAIITVTGGITSHAAVVGLNLGIPAVIGISDALELLRDGMEVTVYGEMGVIYTGQSKVL